From the Lathyrus oleraceus cultivar Zhongwan6 chromosome 4, CAAS_Psat_ZW6_1.0, whole genome shotgun sequence genome, one window contains:
- the LOC127073596 gene encoding uncharacterized protein LOC127073596 isoform X1 — protein MDFYFTQFTFRTFRMPKERKDRSLSQDCSRTSPYPSSSSRVRRSTSKTPLESEENIKEWEEARCPVCMEHPHNAVLLICSSHEKGCRPYMCNTSYRHSNCLDQFCKSFAEPSPPTIPPVESEISNSDSPQDQPQDSTEANIVDVQEETSEGFVTMQSLSCEDETKSKLVCPLCRGQIKEWKVMDGARHFMNEKSRSCSCESCNFTGTYTDLRKHARVDHPLERPSAVDPERQRNWRRLERQRDLGDLLSTLQNSFGENRVDDGLGLAPIDDGGLLAVFFLILQPSSVSRGTTGTRLQMRIRRPSRLWGENYEAESGSATRDRDDTTNESSDGGSDNRRRRVRRRIQTPDRQP, from the exons ATGGA CTTCTACTTCACTCAATTCACTTTTAGAACATTTAGAATGCCTAAGGAGAGAAAAGACAGGTCCTTGTCACAAGATTGTAGTAGAACATCACCTTATCCAAGCAGCTCAAGTCGTGTCAGAAGATCTACGTCTAAAACTCCTTTAGAGTCCGAAGAAAATATAAAAGAATGGGAAGAAGCTAGGTGTCCAGTCTGCATGGAGCACCCACACAATGCAGTTCTCCTCATATGTTCATCCCACGAGAAGGGATGCCGCCCATACATGTGCAACACTAGCTATCGCCACTCAAACTGTCTGGATCAGTTCTGCAAGTCATTTGCAGAGCCCTCGCCGCCAACCATTCCTCCGGTAGAAAGTGAAATTTCAAATTCTGACTCACCTCAAGATCAACCTCAAGATAGCACTGAAGCTAATATCGTCGATGTACAAGAAGAAACGAGTGAGGGATTTGTTACAATGCAATCCCTGTCCTGTGAAGACGAGACAAAATCAAAGCTAGTATGCCCTCTTTGTAGAGGACAAATAAAAGAGTGGAAGGTAATGGACGGGGCTCGTCATTTCATGAATGAAAAATCCAGGAGCTGTTCTTGTGAGAGTTGCAACTTCACTGGTACATATACAGATCTCAGAAAACATGCAAGAGTTGATCATCCTCTTGAGCGCCCATCTGCGGTAGACCCAGAGCGTCAGCGTAACTGGAGGAGGTTGGAGCGGCAGAGGGATCTTGGTGACCTGCTTAGCACACTTCAAAATTCCTTTGGGGAAAACAGGGTTGATGATGGCCTCGGGCTCGCTCCTATAGATGATGGTGGTTTGCTAGCTGTATTCTTCCTCATTCTTCAACCTTCATCTGTATCTAGAGGTACCACAGGAACTAGACTCCAAATGAGGATTAGGAGACCTTCGAGGCTCTGGGGGGAAAATTACGAGGCAGAATCTGGATCTGCTACTAGAGATAGAGATGATACAACAAATGAGTCTTCCGATGGAGGCTCTGATAATAGGAGGCGCCGTGTTAGAAGACGGATTCAAACACCTGACAGACAACCATAA
- the LOC127073596 gene encoding uncharacterized protein LOC127073596 isoform X2, whose protein sequence is MPKERKDRSLSQDCSRTSPYPSSSSRVRRSTSKTPLESEENIKEWEEARCPVCMEHPHNAVLLICSSHEKGCRPYMCNTSYRHSNCLDQFCKSFAEPSPPTIPPVESEISNSDSPQDQPQDSTEANIVDVQEETSEGFVTMQSLSCEDETKSKLVCPLCRGQIKEWKVMDGARHFMNEKSRSCSCESCNFTGTYTDLRKHARVDHPLERPSAVDPERQRNWRRLERQRDLGDLLSTLQNSFGENRVDDGLGLAPIDDGGLLAVFFLILQPSSVSRGTTGTRLQMRIRRPSRLWGENYEAESGSATRDRDDTTNESSDGGSDNRRRRVRRRIQTPDRQP, encoded by the coding sequence ATGCCTAAGGAGAGAAAAGACAGGTCCTTGTCACAAGATTGTAGTAGAACATCACCTTATCCAAGCAGCTCAAGTCGTGTCAGAAGATCTACGTCTAAAACTCCTTTAGAGTCCGAAGAAAATATAAAAGAATGGGAAGAAGCTAGGTGTCCAGTCTGCATGGAGCACCCACACAATGCAGTTCTCCTCATATGTTCATCCCACGAGAAGGGATGCCGCCCATACATGTGCAACACTAGCTATCGCCACTCAAACTGTCTGGATCAGTTCTGCAAGTCATTTGCAGAGCCCTCGCCGCCAACCATTCCTCCGGTAGAAAGTGAAATTTCAAATTCTGACTCACCTCAAGATCAACCTCAAGATAGCACTGAAGCTAATATCGTCGATGTACAAGAAGAAACGAGTGAGGGATTTGTTACAATGCAATCCCTGTCCTGTGAAGACGAGACAAAATCAAAGCTAGTATGCCCTCTTTGTAGAGGACAAATAAAAGAGTGGAAGGTAATGGACGGGGCTCGTCATTTCATGAATGAAAAATCCAGGAGCTGTTCTTGTGAGAGTTGCAACTTCACTGGTACATATACAGATCTCAGAAAACATGCAAGAGTTGATCATCCTCTTGAGCGCCCATCTGCGGTAGACCCAGAGCGTCAGCGTAACTGGAGGAGGTTGGAGCGGCAGAGGGATCTTGGTGACCTGCTTAGCACACTTCAAAATTCCTTTGGGGAAAACAGGGTTGATGATGGCCTCGGGCTCGCTCCTATAGATGATGGTGGTTTGCTAGCTGTATTCTTCCTCATTCTTCAACCTTCATCTGTATCTAGAGGTACCACAGGAACTAGACTCCAAATGAGGATTAGGAGACCTTCGAGGCTCTGGGGGGAAAATTACGAGGCAGAATCTGGATCTGCTACTAGAGATAGAGATGATACAACAAATGAGTCTTCCGATGGAGGCTCTGATAATAGGAGGCGCCGTGTTAGAAGACGGATTCAAACACCTGACAGACAACCATAA